The Altererythrobacter sp. CAU 1644 genome has a window encoding:
- a CDS encoding TadE/TadG family type IV pilus assembly protein translates to MSQFLRNLARDTAGNALMMFAAALVPILLMIGSGLDASITYMARNKMQNACDAGALAGRLAMIGTSWTTDTEAEARKFFNFNFPAGTNGVDNVQFSIDQDPNDPTMLIGSATGTVPTTIMYMVGYDSIDISVACDATRDLGHNDVMLVLDVTSSMLNEPSTGGGVPKIDLLREGVMGLYRALDTGTGGSITRYGFVPFSQTVNVARNLSNQDIVRPQYFVDLNMQTCTKSKGVTTCTTTPVGRRLVGPKDSYYNNGQNGAANENAIIQGFRTSGNGCIEERPTVGTSYNDGQFTITTMMTLDDINETPGNAVDVDKQFGRYEPVTMEGEWWDACVSEAKSFATYDSESAFETAVDEATARVVGGTYSDIGMLWGLRFSSRDGFLAATNPKEVDDIPINVHIIYFTDGYTYGTNMHYSSFGLERYQNRLLGSGVYADNAGASVETTANHRERFRNLCTLAKSMGITVWVVTLDVPTNADHLNCATSSSHFFESDGTDLEDKFTSIGQGIGNLRLTK, encoded by the coding sequence CGATACTGCAGGCAACGCGTTGATGATGTTCGCCGCAGCCCTCGTGCCGATCCTGTTGATGATCGGCAGCGGGCTCGATGCGTCCATCACCTACATGGCGCGCAACAAGATGCAGAACGCTTGCGACGCTGGCGCATTGGCCGGGCGACTGGCCATGATCGGCACCAGCTGGACGACGGATACCGAGGCCGAGGCCCGCAAGTTCTTCAACTTCAACTTCCCGGCTGGCACCAACGGGGTCGATAACGTCCAGTTTTCGATCGACCAGGACCCCAATGACCCGACCATGTTGATTGGGAGCGCAACCGGAACCGTGCCCACCACTATTATGTATATGGTCGGATACGATTCCATCGACATCTCGGTCGCCTGCGATGCCACGCGCGATCTCGGTCACAATGACGTGATGCTGGTGCTCGACGTGACCAGTTCGATGCTCAACGAACCGTCGACCGGGGGCGGCGTGCCCAAGATCGACCTGCTGCGCGAGGGCGTGATGGGCCTTTATCGTGCGCTCGATACCGGGACTGGCGGCTCGATTACGCGGTACGGCTTCGTCCCGTTTTCGCAAACGGTCAATGTCGCTCGCAACCTGTCCAACCAGGATATCGTTCGCCCGCAATATTTTGTCGACTTGAACATGCAGACCTGCACCAAGTCGAAGGGTGTCACCACCTGCACCACGACGCCGGTCGGCCGTAGGTTGGTGGGACCGAAAGACTCCTACTACAACAACGGCCAGAACGGCGCTGCCAACGAGAACGCGATCATCCAGGGCTTCCGCACCAGCGGCAATGGCTGCATCGAGGAACGCCCGACCGTCGGCACCTCCTATAATGACGGCCAGTTCACCATCACCACCATGATGACGCTGGACGACATCAACGAAACGCCCGGCAACGCGGTGGACGTCGACAAGCAGTTCGGCCGGTACGAGCCGGTGACGATGGAAGGCGAGTGGTGGGACGCTTGCGTATCGGAAGCCAAGTCCTTTGCGACCTACGACTCTGAAAGCGCCTTTGAGACTGCGGTCGACGAGGCAACCGCCCGGGTCGTCGGCGGTACCTACTCGGATATCGGCATGCTGTGGGGTCTGCGCTTCTCGTCGCGCGACGGCTTCCTGGCCGCGACCAATCCCAAAGAGGTCGATGATATCCCGATCAACGTGCACATCATCTACTTCACCGATGGCTACACCTACGGCACCAACATGCACTACTCGTCGTTCGGGCTCGAGCGCTACCAGAACCGGCTGTTGGGTAGCGGCGTCTATGCCGACAATGCCGGGGCGTCCGTCGAGACCACCGCAAACCATCGCGAGCGGTTCCGCAACCTCTGCACGCTGGCGAAATCGATGGGCATCACCGTATGGGTCGTGACGCTGGACGTTCCGACCAACGCCGACCACCTGAATTGCGCCACCAGCTCCTCGCACTTCTTCGAGAGCGACGGGACCGATCTTGAGGATAAATTCACCTCGATCGGCCAGGGTATCGGCAATCTGAGGCTCACGAAATGA
- a CDS encoding TadE/TadG family type IV pilus assembly protein, which produces MTGKDHLLARFAKDESGATIVEFALLSIPLMAIILGGVDLGYQQYTRSLMQGALNDAARLAAVEDPQLAYKGDTVEEQVANLVREIAGTIARDADIQVSQKSYFDFSDIGNPETLMSDFNGNGQFDEEDGDCWEDLNDNGEFDTDSGTSGIGGANDVVFYTADISMPRLVPLHKFVSVSEKIEMELETAIRNQPYSNQGTPAVLCAVPTP; this is translated from the coding sequence ATGACCGGTAAAGACCACCTGCTAGCCCGGTTCGCGAAGGACGAGAGCGGCGCCACGATCGTCGAGTTTGCGCTGCTTTCGATCCCGCTGATGGCAATCATCCTGGGCGGCGTCGACCTGGGATACCAGCAGTACACGCGCAGCCTGATGCAGGGCGCGCTCAATGACGCGGCTCGTCTCGCGGCGGTGGAGGATCCCCAGCTTGCCTACAAGGGCGACACGGTCGAGGAGCAGGTCGCAAACCTTGTGCGCGAAATCGCTGGTACGATCGCGCGCGACGCCGACATCCAGGTTTCCCAGAAAAGCTACTTCGATTTCTCGGATATCGGCAATCCGGAAACTTTGATGTCCGATTTCAACGGCAATGGCCAGTTCGATGAGGAAGATGGCGACTGCTGGGAAGATCTCAACGACAATGGCGAGTTCGATACGGACTCGGGCACGTCGGGGATCGGCGGGGCCAATGACGTCGTGTTCTATACTGCCGACATCAGCATGCCGCGCCTCGTTCCGCTGCACAAATTCGTCAGCGTGTCGGAGAAGATCGAGATGGAGCTCGAGACGGCAATCCGCAACCAGCCTTATTCCAATCAGGGTACGCCGGCAGTCCTGTGCGCGGTGCCGACGCCATGA
- a CDS encoding TadE/TadG family type IV pilus assembly protein, with the protein MRGADAMIARARHLLRRIWREDSGVAFIEFAYAAPVFLVLILVGIETANLALAHLRVSHLAMTVADNAGRTTSGVDEAHVYEVFAGAGVIGSGIEFEENGRLVLSSLEHNGRNGGNEGQTIVWQRCWGDLDIDPAYGVQGDGADDDSLPDGLGEPGNQIMALPDTAVMFVEATYDYQPIVGTGWFTPPQIRYESAFNVRGRMNNNITNTQSLTQLTCD; encoded by the coding sequence GTGCGCGGTGCCGACGCCATGATCGCGCGGGCAAGACACCTCCTGCGTCGTATCTGGCGCGAAGACAGCGGCGTTGCCTTTATCGAATTCGCCTATGCTGCCCCGGTATTCCTCGTCCTGATCCTCGTCGGGATCGAGACAGCCAATCTCGCGCTGGCGCACCTTCGTGTAAGCCATCTTGCCATGACAGTGGCCGACAATGCCGGCCGAACCACCTCCGGGGTCGACGAGGCGCACGTCTATGAAGTTTTCGCCGGGGCCGGGGTCATTGGATCCGGCATCGAATTCGAGGAAAACGGACGGCTTGTCCTGTCGTCGCTGGAACATAATGGTCGCAACGGCGGCAACGAAGGACAGACGATCGTTTGGCAGCGTTGCTGGGGCGACCTCGATATCGATCCGGCTTATGGCGTGCAGGGGGACGGGGCGGACGATGACTCATTGCCCGACGGTCTGGGTGAACCCGGAAATCAGATCATGGCGCTGCCGGACACTGCGGTGATGTTCGTCGAGGCGACCTATGACTACCAGCCGATTGTCGGGACGGGCTGGTTCACGCCTCCCCAGATCCGCTACGAAAGCGCGTTCAACGTCCGCGGCCGGATGAACAACAATATCACCAACACGCAGAGCCTGACGCAGCTGACCTGCGATTGA
- a CDS encoding MaoC family dehydratase — protein MTGELPPIYGTHRLVPQRGFAELQVGERFPLPSRTLGDGNFAAFQAVSLDNHPIHYDAEYCRSLGHPGPLAHGLQVLCFTAAGAGTFPHLVGEALIGMIEVSAKILKHAYPGDTLYPCLEITELTPQRTTGVVKMRATVENQHGERVLDGEHSYLLKL, from the coding sequence ATGACAGGCGAGCTTCCCCCGATTTACGGCACACACCGGCTCGTACCACAGCGTGGTTTCGCCGAGCTGCAAGTGGGGGAGCGATTTCCGCTGCCCTCACGCACGCTGGGGGATGGCAACTTCGCCGCGTTCCAGGCGGTCAGTCTCGACAACCACCCGATCCATTACGACGCCGAATACTGCCGGTCACTGGGCCATCCGGGCCCGCTTGCCCACGGGCTGCAAGTGCTTTGCTTTACGGCGGCTGGCGCCGGAACGTTCCCGCATTTGGTCGGCGAAGCGCTGATCGGCATGATCGAGGTCAGCGCGAAGATTCTCAAGCACGCCTATCCGGGCGACACGCTCTATCCGTGCCTCGAGATCACCGAACTGACGCCGCAACGCACGACCGGGGTGGTGAAGATGCGAGCGACCGTCGAGAATCAGCACGGCGAGCGCGTGCTCGATGGCGAGCACAGCTATTTGCTGAAGCTCTGA
- the typA gene encoding translational GTPase TypA, protein MSRSLRNVAIIAHVDHGKTTLVDQLFRQSGTFRDNQRVEERAMDSNDLEKERGITILAKCTSVEWNGTRINIVDTPGHADFGAEVERILSMVDGVILLVDSAEGAMPQTKFVTGKALALGLRPIVVVNKIDRPDGRPQEVLDEVFDLFVSLDANDEQLDFPVLYASGRDGYASEDQEARSGTLDPLFERIVAHVPEPGLDTSGPFSFLATLLDRDNFMGRVLTGRVQSGTIKINDPIHALDMDGKVVEVGRATKLMSFDGLERVPVESAQAGDIIALAGLEKATVANTIADPAVKEPIAAQPIDPPTLAMRFAVNDSPLAGREGSKVTSRMIRDRLYREAETNVAIRITESEDKDSFEVAGRGELQLGVLIETMRREGFELGISRPRVLFREEGGQRMEPYETVVIDVDDEHSGTVVEKMQRRKAELVEMRPSGMGKTRITFSAPSRGLIGYHGEFLSDTRGTGIMNRLFERYGPYKGPIEGRINGVLISNCGGEAVPYALGALEERGELFIGGGAKIYEGMVIGENAKPEDLEVNPMKSKQLTNFRSTGKDDAIRLTPPRRMSLEQAIAYIDDDEMVEVTPESIRLRKAILCPHERKKARRKMETA, encoded by the coding sequence ATGTCCCGCTCCCTTCGCAACGTGGCGATCATCGCCCACGTCGACCACGGCAAGACCACGCTCGTCGACCAGCTGTTCCGCCAATCCGGCACTTTCCGCGACAACCAGCGCGTGGAAGAGCGTGCCATGGATTCCAACGACCTCGAGAAGGAGCGCGGGATTACCATTCTCGCCAAGTGCACCTCGGTCGAATGGAACGGCACGCGGATCAACATCGTCGACACTCCTGGCCACGCCGACTTCGGTGCCGAGGTCGAGCGCATCCTCAGCATGGTCGACGGCGTCATCCTGCTGGTCGACAGCGCCGAGGGCGCGATGCCGCAGACCAAGTTCGTGACTGGCAAGGCGCTGGCCCTGGGCCTGCGTCCGATCGTCGTCGTCAACAAGATCGACCGCCCCGATGGTCGCCCGCAGGAAGTGCTCGACGAGGTATTCGACCTGTTCGTCAGCCTCGATGCCAACGACGAGCAGCTCGATTTTCCCGTGCTTTATGCCTCGGGCCGGGACGGCTATGCAAGCGAGGACCAGGAAGCGCGCAGCGGCACACTCGATCCGCTATTCGAGCGGATCGTTGCGCACGTACCGGAGCCGGGCCTCGACACCAGCGGCCCCTTCTCCTTCCTTGCGACGCTGCTCGACCGCGACAACTTCATGGGCCGCGTACTAACCGGCCGCGTCCAGTCGGGCACGATCAAGATCAACGATCCGATCCACGCGCTCGATATGGACGGCAAGGTCGTCGAAGTCGGCCGCGCCACCAAGCTGATGAGCTTTGACGGGCTCGAACGCGTTCCGGTGGAAAGCGCACAGGCCGGCGATATCATCGCGCTGGCCGGTCTCGAGAAGGCTACCGTTGCCAACACCATCGCCGATCCCGCGGTGAAGGAACCGATCGCAGCGCAGCCGATCGATCCGCCCACGCTGGCGATGCGTTTCGCGGTCAACGATTCTCCTCTCGCCGGACGCGAGGGCAGCAAGGTCACGAGCCGCATGATCCGCGATCGCCTGTACCGCGAGGCGGAAACCAATGTCGCCATTCGCATCACCGAAAGCGAAGACAAGGACAGCTTTGAAGTCGCCGGTCGCGGCGAGCTCCAGCTCGGCGTGCTGATCGAAACCATGCGCCGCGAAGGCTTCGAGCTTGGCATCAGCCGCCCGCGGGTGCTGTTCCGCGAAGAAGGCGGCCAGCGCATGGAACCCTACGAAACCGTCGTCATCGACGTCGATGACGAGCACTCGGGCACGGTCGTCGAGAAGATGCAGCGCCGCAAGGCCGAGCTGGTCGAAATGCGTCCGTCGGGCATGGGCAAGACGCGCATCACCTTCTCCGCGCCCAGCCGCGGCCTGATCGGCTATCACGGCGAGTTCCTGTCGGACACGCGCGGAACCGGGATCATGAACCGGTTGTTCGAAAGGTATGGCCCCTACAAGGGTCCGATCGAAGGCCGCATCAACGGCGTGCTGATCTCCAACTGCGGCGGCGAAGCGGTGCCCTATGCGCTGGGCGCACTGGAGGAGCGCGGCGAGCTGTTCATCGGCGGTGGCGCGAAGATCTACGAAGGCATGGTAATCGGCGAGAACGCCAAGCCGGAAGATCTCGAAGTCAACCCGATGAAGTCGAAGCAGCTCACCAACTTCCGCTCGACCGGCAAGGATGACGCCATCCGCCTCACTCCGCCGCGCCGGATGAGCCTCGAGCAGGCCATTGCCTATATCGACGACGACGAGATGGTCGAAGTGACGCCGGAATCGATCCGGCTACGTAAGGCAATCCTGTGCCCGCACGAGCGCAAGAAGGCCCGGCGGAAGATGGAAACGGCATAG
- a CDS encoding TonB-dependent receptor: MRSIKTGVAGSTRFALLAGTAAVAMSLPAVAQAQDEAEDAAEEAAAEDSDDGFGNVIIVTATKREQTLQETPVAVSVTTAETIERAQIRDVADLSSVVPSLTVSQSQSQFATTFSVRGFGTSGNNIGLEPSVAMFVDGVYRSRSIAQISDLPDIQRVEVLRGPQSTLFGKNASAGVISLVTKEPSFDFGGSVEASYGNYDAIVVKGYLTGPLSDNIAASLAGGYNRRDGYVTNLFNGQDVNDRNRWFGRGQVMFDNGEALKVRFIADYDEIDEVCCAAFNLRPSAATGAIQLLGGQVNDFNGVPDADEVYSDVVPFNKIKNWGLSGQIDYDLSDTLTLTSITAYRETKMNADQDVDFTSAALATGANIGQAKLDTFTQELRLASNFDGPVNFLLGGYYFDETVDTADQIIYGSDFRGYVDLLIRDLTGNTQTANSIEATFGAPPNTFWQAGQGFFNAIEQKNEAYSIFGNVDFEFIDGLVLTLGANYTHDKKSIVTDSVSTDLFSSVDIPGAITGLNNFFIAQTVGGLLGLNPPGTLATPAQIAFFQTNFPAGYQQVVAGVNAQTAPLLGFQSLQFLRPFQNCPNSVEDCSFSDDDMSWTVRLAYDITPTLNGYASWSTGYKGASFNLSRDSSPTAADVTALRNAGLAVPNLRAGSRFAFPEESEVWELGLKGNWEYASANLTLFLQKLKNFQDNTFTGTGFILGNAGSRETKGIEFDGRVNPIPQLTLSLAVTYLDSIFENYVGSPLGDVSGQEIPDIPQLRAVFGFQWDQELANFDRLILRADYGYESTQVPDDGLLDYIVRDAAGNPIDFGPAFAAARAFQYEVNNLNASLTYAMDMGLEFTIWGRNILDDRNVTGVFDSVAQTQSISGYTDAPRTYGGTIRYKF, encoded by the coding sequence ATGCGTTCGATAAAGACCGGGGTCGCCGGTTCCACCCGCTTTGCACTGCTGGCCGGTACAGCCGCAGTCGCCATGTCCCTGCCCGCAGTCGCCCAGGCTCAGGACGAAGCTGAAGATGCAGCCGAAGAAGCCGCAGCCGAGGATTCCGACGACGGCTTTGGCAATGTCATCATCGTTACTGCAACCAAGCGCGAACAGACGCTGCAGGAAACCCCAGTCGCTGTCAGCGTCACGACCGCCGAGACGATCGAACGCGCCCAGATTCGCGACGTGGCCGATCTCTCGTCCGTCGTTCCCTCGCTCACTGTGAGCCAGAGCCAGAGCCAGTTCGCTACGACCTTCTCGGTGCGTGGTTTCGGCACGAGCGGCAACAACATCGGGCTTGAACCGTCGGTCGCCATGTTCGTCGATGGTGTCTATCGCAGCCGCTCGATCGCACAGATCAGCGACTTGCCCGACATCCAGCGCGTGGAAGTGCTGCGCGGTCCCCAATCGACCCTCTTCGGCAAGAACGCCAGCGCCGGTGTGATCTCGCTTGTGACGAAGGAGCCTTCGTTCGACTTTGGCGGCAGTGTCGAAGCGAGTTACGGCAATTACGACGCGATTGTGGTGAAGGGCTACCTCACCGGTCCGCTCAGCGACAACATCGCGGCCAGTCTTGCCGGCGGTTACAACCGCCGCGACGGTTACGTCACCAATCTCTTCAACGGCCAGGACGTCAACGATCGCAACCGCTGGTTCGGCCGCGGGCAGGTGATGTTCGACAATGGCGAGGCGCTCAAGGTCCGCTTCATTGCCGACTATGACGAGATCGACGAAGTCTGCTGCGCCGCTTTCAACTTGCGTCCCTCGGCTGCGACCGGAGCTATCCAGTTGCTCGGCGGCCAGGTCAATGACTTCAACGGCGTGCCAGATGCCGACGAGGTTTATTCCGACGTAGTCCCGTTCAACAAGATCAAGAACTGGGGCCTGTCGGGCCAGATCGATTATGATCTGAGCGATACTCTGACGCTGACTTCGATCACCGCCTATCGCGAAACCAAGATGAACGCCGATCAGGATGTCGACTTCACCAGCGCGGCACTGGCGACCGGCGCGAACATTGGCCAGGCCAAGCTCGACACCTTCACTCAGGAACTCCGGCTGGCCTCGAACTTCGACGGCCCGGTCAATTTCCTGTTGGGTGGTTACTACTTCGACGAAACCGTCGATACCGCCGACCAGATCATCTACGGTTCGGACTTCCGCGGCTATGTCGACCTGCTGATCCGCGACCTGACGGGCAATACGCAGACGGCCAATTCGATCGAAGCGACTTTCGGGGCTCCGCCAAACACCTTCTGGCAAGCGGGGCAGGGTTTCTTCAATGCGATCGAGCAGAAGAACGAAGCCTATTCGATCTTCGGGAACGTCGATTTCGAATTCATCGACGGTCTCGTCCTGACGTTGGGCGCCAACTACACCCACGACAAGAAGAGCATCGTGACCGACTCGGTCAGCACCGACCTGTTCTCGTCGGTGGACATCCCTGGTGCGATCACCGGGCTCAACAATTTCTTCATCGCGCAGACAGTCGGCGGCCTGCTCGGGCTTAACCCCCCGGGAACGCTGGCGACCCCGGCGCAGATCGCCTTCTTCCAGACCAATTTCCCGGCCGGATACCAGCAGGTTGTCGCGGGCGTGAATGCACAGACTGCACCGTTGCTCGGTTTCCAGTCACTGCAGTTCCTGCGGCCATTCCAGAATTGCCCCAATTCGGTCGAGGATTGCTCCTTCAGTGATGACGATATGTCGTGGACGGTGCGTCTTGCGTACGACATCACGCCGACGCTCAATGGCTATGCGAGCTGGTCGACCGGCTACAAGGGTGCCTCGTTCAACCTCTCTCGCGACAGCAGCCCGACTGCGGCAGATGTGACGGCACTTCGGAATGCGGGGCTCGCGGTTCCGAATCTGCGGGCCGGTTCGCGTTTCGCATTCCCAGAGGAATCGGAAGTTTGGGAACTGGGCCTCAAGGGCAACTGGGAATACGCTTCGGCCAATCTCACGCTGTTCTTGCAGAAGCTCAAGAACTTCCAGGACAACACCTTTACCGGAACCGGCTTCATCCTCGGCAACGCGGGTTCGCGCGAGACCAAGGGCATCGAGTTCGACGGTCGGGTAAACCCGATTCCCCAGCTCACGCTGAGCCTGGCAGTGACCTATCTCGATTCCATCTTCGAGAATTATGTAGGATCGCCGCTGGGCGACGTGTCGGGTCAGGAAATCCCCGACATCCCGCAACTGCGGGCCGTGTTCGGTTTCCAATGGGATCAGGAACTGGCCAATTTCGACCGCCTCATCCTGCGAGCCGACTATGGCTATGAGTCCACGCAGGTGCCCGACGATGGCCTGCTCGACTACATCGTGCGCGATGCAGCCGGCAATCCGATCGACTTCGGACCGGCCTTCGCGGCAGCACGCGCGTTCCAGTACGAGGTCAATAACCTCAACGCGTCGCTTACCTACGCGATGGACATGGGGCTCGAATTCACGATCTGGGGTCGCAACATCCTCGACGACCGGAACGTTACCGGCGTGTTCGATTCGGTCGCGCAGACCCAGTCGATCTCGGGCTACACCGATGCGCCGCGCACCTACGGTGGGACGATCCGCTACAAGTTCTGA
- a CDS encoding DUF805 domain-containing protein — translation MEYMFLPFKRYFDFQGRSRRKEYWLFTLLNVVVIMGLLLVSLGGAGLAAVADPDASEMETMGAIFGGGLGILVLLWVLAVFIPSIAVTVRRFHDRDMSGWWYLGFLVGGMIPYIGFIVSIALLVIMALPGTPGPNRFGPDPKNPTSADVFE, via the coding sequence ATGGAATACATGTTCCTGCCGTTTAAGCGGTATTTCGATTTTCAGGGTCGCTCGCGGCGCAAGGAATACTGGTTGTTCACGCTGCTCAACGTGGTCGTGATCATGGGTTTGCTGCTGGTCTCCCTCGGAGGAGCGGGGCTCGCTGCGGTGGCTGATCCGGATGCGAGCGAGATGGAAACGATGGGCGCAATCTTCGGCGGAGGATTGGGTATTCTCGTGCTGCTGTGGGTGCTCGCCGTGTTTATCCCCTCGATCGCGGTGACCGTGCGCCGGTTCCATGACCGCGATATGTCGGGCTGGTGGTATCTCGGCTTCCTCGTCGGCGGGATGATCCCCTACATCGGGTTCATCGTCTCGATCGCGTTGCTCGTCATCATGGCGCTGCCCGGTACGCCGGGACCGAACCGTTTCGGCCCGGATCCGAAGAACCCGACCAGCGCGGATGTCTTCGAATAA
- a CDS encoding ABC transporter permease, which produces MTENLPWSAAWRIARRDLNARFRGLRLLLVCIFLGTAALAAIGTLSAAIERELATRGQELLGGDLEIEVWQRDLSDEEKAALTEYGAISGGTRLQAMATTDEAAAPVELKAVDERWPLYGTLTLADGRTMAAPTGNDAWLGQGAIDRLDIKLGDRFTVGTIELVAAGIIGNEPDRLSEGFQLGPTVIVAEDVPARAGLLAPGSMYQSKYRIAFDPQRNPENVQEALAEQFPNAGFDFRTRDRASPGADRFVQQMSDFLTLVGLAALVIAGIGIGGGVTSYLEARRTSIATLKVLGASSTDILRIYALQIAAAALVGSVAGIATGILVTPVLGAALEGLLPVEAGLILDPKALLLAGAYGVLVAFTFAATPLLRARQFPAMALMRARISPLARDRRAIAWTAGGVVAICALALFTTAQPQLAAGFLAGAAGALLLLALIALGIRTLARRLPRSSNPIMRNALANLHRPGASTAALVTALGFGLASFVLLAGVQSAIDGNIQKRVPQQAPDYFVLDVPRDRVEAFEGLVRERSPHADIRTVPALRGAVLAFGPRDRMTRVAEMEEIPEGAWPLRGERGLTYADELPDGNVVTEGEWWSTNHSGEPLLSIDEEFAEAAGIAIGDYITVGVLGVEKTARVHNFRRIDWETMGFNYVFVFSSNALDDAPHNLAATIELPDDAMSGTLLRDLVREFPSSSVIEVGQVLTEARTILEQVGLATLAAASVAVLAGLAVLLGAIAAARAARTYDTVVLRVLGASRRQILLMQLAEYGLLALLLAGVALALGSTLAWVIVTQLFEFDWLPDWGAVLAVLALGLALVLGFALAGSLPLLRAKPAQALREL; this is translated from the coding sequence ATGACGGAAAACCTTCCCTGGAGCGCGGCCTGGCGGATCGCGCGGCGCGATCTCAATGCCCGTTTCCGCGGCCTGCGCCTGCTGCTGGTGTGCATCTTCCTGGGCACCGCCGCTCTCGCAGCGATCGGTACGCTGAGCGCGGCGATCGAGCGCGAATTGGCGACACGCGGGCAGGAATTGCTCGGCGGCGATCTCGAAATCGAAGTCTGGCAGCGCGACCTCTCCGACGAGGAAAAGGCGGCGTTGACCGAGTATGGTGCGATCTCGGGCGGTACGCGCTTGCAGGCAATGGCCACCACCGACGAAGCGGCAGCACCGGTCGAGCTCAAGGCCGTCGACGAACGCTGGCCGCTCTACGGAACTCTGACCCTGGCCGACGGTCGCACAATGGCAGCGCCCACCGGCAATGATGCGTGGCTGGGCCAGGGTGCCATCGACCGGCTCGATATCAAGCTCGGCGACCGTTTTACGGTCGGCACGATCGAACTCGTCGCGGCAGGGATCATCGGCAATGAGCCCGACAGGCTTTCGGAAGGATTTCAGCTCGGCCCGACTGTAATCGTCGCCGAAGATGTCCCAGCGCGAGCGGGACTGCTGGCCCCCGGCTCGATGTACCAGAGCAAATACCGCATCGCTTTCGATCCGCAGCGCAATCCCGAGAATGTGCAGGAGGCGCTGGCGGAACAGTTTCCCAACGCCGGGTTCGATTTCCGCACACGCGACCGCGCCTCGCCCGGAGCCGACCGGTTCGTCCAGCAGATGAGCGATTTCCTGACCCTTGTCGGACTCGCGGCGCTGGTCATCGCCGGCATCGGGATCGGCGGAGGCGTGACTTCCTATCTCGAGGCGCGCCGCACCAGCATCGCCACGCTCAAGGTGCTGGGTGCCAGCAGCACCGATATCCTGCGCATCTACGCGCTCCAGATCGCGGCGGCAGCGCTGGTCGGGAGCGTCGCCGGGATCGCAACCGGGATCCTAGTGACGCCGGTACTCGGCGCGGCGCTGGAAGGCCTGCTGCCGGTCGAGGCCGGTCTGATCCTCGATCCAAAAGCGCTCCTGCTCGCCGGTGCCTATGGCGTCCTCGTCGCCTTCACCTTTGCGGCAACTCCGCTGCTGCGCGCACGGCAGTTTCCAGCCATGGCGTTGATGCGCGCAAGGATTTCCCCCCTCGCCCGAGATCGCCGTGCGATCGCCTGGACCGCTGGCGGCGTGGTGGCGATCTGCGCCCTGGCCTTGTTCACGACCGCCCAGCCCCAATTGGCGGCGGGCTTCCTCGCGGGGGCTGCTGGAGCACTGCTGCTGCTGGCGCTAATCGCTCTCGGTATCCGGACCCTCGCCCGGCGGCTGCCGCGAAGCAGCAATCCAATCATGCGCAATGCGCTCGCCAATCTGCACCGCCCTGGTGCCTCGACTGCGGCATTGGTCACGGCGCTCGGCTTCGGACTGGCGAGCTTCGTCCTGCTGGCGGGCGTCCAGAGCGCGATCGACGGCAATATCCAGAAGCGGGTGCCGCAACAGGCGCCAGACTACTTCGTTCTCGACGTACCGCGCGATCGCGTCGAAGCCTTCGAAGGCCTGGTCCGCGAGCGATCGCCCCATGCCGATATCCGGACAGTGCCTGCGCTGCGCGGAGCCGTGCTGGCCTTTGGCCCGCGCGACCGGATGACCCGCGTCGCCGAGATGGAGGAAATTCCCGAGGGCGCCTGGCCGCTGCGAGGCGAGCGCGGCCTCACCTATGCCGATGAGTTGCCCGACGGCAATGTCGTGACCGAGGGTGAATGGTGGTCAACAAACCACTCCGGCGAGCCATTGCTATCGATCGACGAGGAGTTTGCCGAGGCGGCTGGCATTGCGATCGGCGACTACATCACCGTTGGCGTCCTCGGCGTCGAGAAGACCGCGCGCGTCCACAATTTCCGCCGGATCGACTGGGAGACGATGGGCTTCAACTACGTCTTCGTCTTTTCTTCCAATGCGCTTGACGATGCCCCGCACAATCTGGCGGCGACGATCGAACTGCCTGATGATGCGATGAGCGGCACTCTGTTGCGCGATCTCGTTCGGGAGTTTCCTTCGAGCTCGGTCATCGAGGTAGGCCAGGTGCTGACCGAAGCGCGCACGATCCTCGAACAGGTGGGGCTTGCGACTCTTGCTGCGGCATCGGTAGCGGTCCTGGCCGGTCTTGCAGTGCTGCTCGGCGCGATTGCGGCGGCGCGGGCCGCACGCACCTATGACACCGTGGTGCTAAGGGTTCTCGGGGCCAGCAGACGGCAAATCCTGTTGATGCAGCTGGCCGAATATGGGCTGTTGGCGCTGCTCCTGGCAGGGGTCGCTCTGGCGCTCGGCAGCACGCTTGCCTGGGTGATCGTCACGCAGTTGTTCGAGTTCGACTGGTTACCCGATTGGGGCGCCGTACTGGCGGTGCTCGCGCTGGGGTTGGCGCTGGTGCTCGGCTTTGCCCTGGCCGGCTCGCTCCCCTTGCTGAGAGCGAAACCAGCACAGGCGCTACGCGAACTCTAG